From Candidatus Nomurabacteria bacterium, one genomic window encodes:
- a CDS encoding low affinity iron permease family protein has product MKETFRKFSARIAAAVGSPLAFLTALIVVVIWASTGSFFNYSDTWQLVINTGTTIITFLMVFVIQNTQNREGKAMQLKLDELIRSQKGARHAFVELEDLKDEELAALGEEFKHIHTRYSSKLTSLLQEQIQAEKERRHHRSLLDNFGDAINRATHPGKKD; this is encoded by the coding sequence ATGAAAGAAACGTTTAGAAAGTTTTCGGCCCGTATTGCCGCAGCAGTTGGCTCACCTTTAGCGTTTTTGACTGCCCTAATTGTAGTGGTTATCTGGGCTTCGACTGGCTCGTTCTTTAATTATTCTGACACCTGGCAACTTGTGATTAATACCGGCACAACGATAATCACCTTCTTAATGGTTTTCGTGATTCAGAATACCCAAAATCGAGAAGGTAAAGCTATGCAACTCAAACTGGACGAACTGATTCGATCGCAGAAAGGTGCGCGCCATGCCTTTGTTGAGCTAGAAGACCTAAAAGACGAAGAACTAGCAGCTCTGGGTGAGGAGTTCAAACACATTCACACCCGTTATTCATCTAAGCTAACCAGCTTGTTGCAAGAGCAAATACAGGCCGAGAAAGAGCGTCGACATCACCGTTCTTTATTAGATAATTTTGGCGACGCAATCAACCGCGCAACTCACCCAGGTAAAAAAGATTAA
- a CDS encoding rhodanese-like domain-containing protein yields the protein MKVIMYIFGGLILLVVASVIYNSSTKETENPQTDSVDKLSYSQISEEVKMDQAVLYDVRTAAEFAEGHAADAVNFDLQLMQAGQLPNIDKNTKIYVYCRSGNRSAQAASLLKQAGFTNITDLGGLSDIQNLGAELVK from the coding sequence ATGAAAGTAATCATGTATATTTTTGGTGGTTTAATTCTGTTAGTGGTGGCCTCGGTAATTTACAACTCTAGCACAAAAGAGACCGAGAATCCCCAAACAGACTCAGTCGATAAACTTAGCTACAGTCAAATTTCCGAGGAGGTAAAAATGGATCAAGCTGTCTTATATGATGTCCGAACTGCCGCGGAGTTTGCTGAAGGCCACGCTGCAGATGCGGTCAATTTTGACCTACAATTAATGCAAGCTGGGCAGCTACCAAACATCGACAAGAATACGAAGATATATGTGTATTGTCGGAGCGGCAATCGTTCGGCTCAAGCTGCATCGCTATTAAAGCAAGCCGGCTTTACTAACATTACCGACTTAGGTGGGCTAAGCGATATTCAAAACCTCGGCGCCGAACTAGTCAAATAG
- a CDS encoding metal-dependent hydrolase — MANYRGHAAGGVMAGGLVLAGHYLSTFKAVPDGGVIVDDWQLIIGVIVLAVLFGLWPDVDTNSKAQDLFVGIAFIVDLLLIASAQYVAASLLGLLAMTPIIGHHRGWTHSKLAVFIVPLPIMIIPYLATNQVGDTAILLYIASVAGYMSHLLLDGLIFKWFRIKGGW; from the coding sequence ATGGCAAACTATCGAGGGCATGCTGCTGGTGGAGTTATGGCCGGTGGTCTAGTTTTGGCTGGGCACTATTTATCGACTTTTAAGGCAGTACCTGACGGTGGTGTTATAGTTGACGATTGGCAACTAATAATCGGTGTAATTGTGTTGGCAGTATTGTTTGGTCTTTGGCCCGATGTAGATACCAATTCGAAAGCCCAAGATTTGTTTGTTGGTATAGCCTTTATTGTTGATTTATTGTTGATTGCCAGTGCTCAGTATGTCGCTGCTTCACTACTGGGGCTGCTTGCGATGACACCGATTATCGGTCACCATCGTGGCTGGACTCACTCTAAGTTAGCTGTATTCATCGTACCGTTACCAATTATGATAATCCCCTATTTGGCTACCAATCAGGTTGGCGATACAGCAATACTGCTTTATATTGCTTCTGTTGCTGGCTACATGAGCCACTTACTCTTAGACGGCTTAATATTTAAATGGTTCCGAATAAAGGGTGGCTGGTAG
- the typA gene encoding translational GTPase TypA — protein sequence MESTIRNIAIIAHVDHGKTTLVDGLLKQSNTFRDNQAEMSQELIMDSGDQEKERGITITAKITAVDWQGHRINIIDTPGHADFSGEVERTLRMADGVILVVDAQEGPMPQTKFVLSKALQLELKPIVVINKIDKPARRIKEVEDELADLFLELAVHEDQLHYPVFYAVGRTAKAWLQVPTDPESEADLGVIFHAIVDHVPAPQVSAQGSLQLLVSSLRSDNYNGKYAVGRVERGQVKRGQTVSLCHDDKVTPAKIDRVFRSVGITNIEIESAEAGDIVAVTGVAAAKIGDTIADAANPEALPPIEVESPTLQVYLGPNTSPLKGKEGQFTTSRQIGDRLQAELETNVGLRVEDNGIGFLVAGRGELHLSVLIETMRREGYEFEVGRPQVVTHVENGVEVEPIEEVIIEVPLEHVGAVQMELGKRKAQLIDQFNNQSGVSKLVYKLPTRNLLGARNILLTATKGTLIMNSLLDGFAPLGAAINQIRNGVLVAWEAGTSTPYALQNAEDRGELFVGPAEIIYAGQIVGLHVRSGDLEVNVCKEKHLTNMRSKSSDGVVQLTPHTKMSLEESLDFIENDELLEVTPKSLRLRKRELDHNARKRAAKHAS from the coding sequence ATGGAAAGCACAATTCGAAACATTGCGATTATCGCACACGTCGACCATGGTAAGACTACACTTGTCGATGGCTTGTTAAAGCAATCGAATACTTTTCGCGACAATCAAGCCGAAATGAGCCAAGAGCTGATTATGGACAGTGGCGACCAAGAAAAAGAGCGCGGGATTACAATCACGGCCAAAATAACTGCTGTCGATTGGCAAGGACATCGAATTAACATCATTGACACTCCAGGGCACGCTGATTTTTCTGGCGAGGTTGAGCGGACGCTTCGGATGGCCGATGGTGTAATTTTGGTCGTCGACGCTCAGGAAGGTCCGATGCCTCAGACAAAATTTGTGCTTAGCAAAGCACTACAGCTCGAACTCAAGCCAATCGTTGTTATCAATAAAATCGATAAACCCGCCCGTCGCATAAAAGAAGTCGAAGACGAGCTTGCCGATCTATTCTTAGAGTTAGCGGTGCACGAAGATCAACTCCACTACCCTGTTTTTTATGCAGTTGGCCGGACAGCCAAAGCCTGGTTGCAAGTTCCAACAGACCCCGAATCAGAAGCCGATCTAGGTGTGATATTTCATGCGATAGTCGATCATGTGCCAGCTCCGCAAGTGTCTGCTCAAGGCTCGTTACAACTCTTGGTATCGTCACTCCGCTCAGACAATTATAATGGTAAGTATGCTGTTGGCCGTGTTGAACGTGGTCAAGTTAAGCGAGGCCAAACTGTTAGTTTGTGTCATGACGACAAAGTTACACCTGCAAAAATTGATCGAGTCTTCCGTTCGGTGGGGATTACTAATATCGAAATCGAGTCTGCCGAAGCTGGTGATATTGTGGCAGTAACTGGTGTGGCTGCCGCGAAAATTGGCGATACAATTGCCGATGCGGCTAACCCAGAAGCACTGCCACCAATTGAGGTCGAGTCGCCAACTCTGCAAGTTTACCTCGGGCCAAACACGAGTCCGCTCAAAGGTAAAGAAGGTCAGTTCACGACTAGTCGGCAAATTGGGGATCGTTTGCAAGCCGAGCTCGAGACCAATGTCGGCCTGAGGGTCGAAGATAATGGCATCGGCTTTCTAGTGGCTGGCCGTGGTGAGCTGCATTTAAGTGTGCTCATCGAAACCATGCGCCGCGAAGGCTACGAGTTTGAAGTTGGACGGCCTCAAGTTGTGACACATGTCGAAAACGGTGTCGAGGTTGAACCGATCGAAGAAGTGATTATCGAGGTTCCACTCGAGCATGTTGGAGCTGTCCAAATGGAACTTGGCAAACGCAAAGCACAGTTGATCGATCAGTTTAATAATCAAAGTGGTGTTAGTAAGTTGGTCTATAAACTACCGACGCGAAATTTACTTGGTGCGCGCAATATCTTGCTTACGGCCACCAAAGGCACGCTAATTATGAATAGCCTTCTAGATGGTTTTGCGCCCCTTGGCGCCGCGATTAATCAAATTCGGAATGGTGTTTTGGTGGCCTGGGAGGCCGGTACTAGCACTCCTTACGCCCTGCAAAATGCCGAAGACCGCGGCGAGCTGTTTGTCGGTCCGGCTGAGATTATCTACGCTGGCCAGATTGTTGGCCTCCATGTCCGCAGTGGAGATTTAGAGGTTAATGTATGTAAAGAAAAACACCTAACTAATATGCGGAGCAAGAGTTCCGACGGTGTAGTTCAGCTCACACCCCATACAAAGATGAGCCTCGAGGAATCACTCGATTTTATCGAAAACGACGAATTACTCGAAGTTACTCCAAAAAGTTTGCGCTTGCGCAAACGCGAGCTCGATCACAATGCTCGCAAGCGCGCCGCTAAACATGCTTCATAA
- the thrC gene encoding threonine synthase has protein sequence MEYVSTRDIEEEKWSFADVLLQGLAPDKGLYLPTEVPVIHDLQAYSTMPYHELFLNITSRFIGSSLSLAEQVAIVREAYSQANFPNGTTETITPVTKIADDIYVQDLSDGPTFAFKDQALQVVCRQMAKVLALRGQKLDILGATSGDTGSAAGDAVLASREYLSLFMLSPRDRGSRFQQAQMRIQSYPNSNVHHIQLPFDFDGCQEIVKQLKQREGFEDLGALNSINWARILAQITYYASGYFQAVRDGGRLGDPVDFVVPTGNFGNVLAGYYARQIGIPIRNLVIATNENNVLVDLVHNGVYDIPKESLQTTSPSMDIVVSSNFERLVYDLFDRNPASTKTYMDQVRPGNRLEFTEHGIAADALLRLGFRAAMSTSDDRLATIRAVHAETGGFLIDPHTADAVTVARCLSEQNDGVKMVCLATADPMKFEETMKSALGYIPERTDRRALDIESLSGAAGRFVMLQSIEEVAEYITNNRFVNT, from the coding sequence ATGGAATATGTGAGTACACGCGATATCGAAGAAGAAAAGTGGTCTTTTGCCGATGTATTACTTCAAGGTCTTGCTCCAGACAAAGGTCTGTATTTGCCAACTGAGGTGCCGGTAATTCACGATCTACAGGCATACTCAACCATGCCATATCACGAACTATTTTTGAACATCACTTCGAGGTTTATTGGCTCTAGCCTCAGCCTGGCCGAGCAGGTTGCGATTGTCCGAGAGGCTTATTCACAAGCAAACTTCCCAAATGGCACTACCGAAACCATCACACCGGTTACAAAGATAGCCGATGATATCTACGTCCAAGACTTATCCGATGGACCAACTTTTGCATTTAAAGATCAAGCTTTGCAGGTGGTTTGCCGCCAGATGGCAAAAGTTCTCGCACTGCGTGGCCAGAAACTCGATATCTTGGGGGCAACTTCTGGTGATACCGGTTCGGCCGCGGGCGATGCTGTCCTAGCAAGTCGAGAATACTTATCACTTTTTATGTTGAGTCCTCGAGATAGAGGCTCACGCTTTCAGCAAGCCCAGATGCGAATCCAGAGTTACCCAAACTCCAACGTACACCATATTCAACTGCCTTTCGATTTTGATGGTTGCCAAGAAATTGTTAAACAACTCAAACAGCGTGAAGGTTTCGAAGATCTTGGGGCGCTAAATTCAATTAACTGGGCTAGAATTTTAGCTCAAATTACTTACTATGCATCTGGCTATTTCCAGGCAGTGCGCGATGGTGGTCGGCTCGGCGACCCAGTCGACTTTGTTGTACCTACGGGTAATTTTGGTAACGTGCTCGCTGGTTATTACGCACGGCAAATTGGTATTCCAATCCGCAACTTAGTAATCGCTACCAACGAGAACAACGTCTTAGTAGACCTCGTGCACAACGGTGTCTACGATATTCCTAAAGAATCGTTGCAAACCACTAGTCCGTCGATGGATATCGTGGTGTCGTCGAATTTTGAACGTCTAGTCTATGACTTATTCGACAGAAACCCTGCTAGTACAAAAACTTACATGGACCAAGTTAGGCCGGGTAATAGGCTCGAGTTTACTGAGCATGGCATTGCTGCCGATGCTTTACTAAGACTTGGTTTTAGGGCTGCCATGTCGACCTCCGATGACCGACTCGCGACAATTCGTGCAGTTCATGCCGAGACAGGCGGCTTTTTGATCGACCCACACACTGCCGACGCTGTAACTGTAGCTAGATGCCTGTCTGAACAGAACGATGGCGTTAAGATGGTTTGCTTAGCTACCGCCGACCCAATGAAGTTCGAAGAAACCATGAAATCTGCACTGGGCTATATACCAGAAAGAACCGATCGACGCGCACTAGATATAGAGAGCTTATCCGGAGCCGCAGGCAGATTTGTTATGCTCCAAAGCATCGAAGAAGTAGCCGAATACATTACAAACAACCGCTTTGTGAATACCTAA
- a CDS encoding DUF1801 domain-containing protein has product MSKTAVDAYFANFSGEALARLAALRTLVRQVSPEAIESMSYGMPAYKLAGKPLVYFAAYPKHIGVYATPNSHHQFVASTSQYKQGKGSIQFPHDQDLPLKLIQKMVEYRRQEILNG; this is encoded by the coding sequence ATGTCAAAAACAGCTGTCGATGCTTACTTTGCCAACTTTTCGGGTGAAGCACTGGCTAGATTAGCCGCTCTACGCACGTTAGTTCGGCAAGTTTCACCTGAGGCAATCGAGTCGATGAGCTATGGCATGCCTGCCTATAAGCTAGCCGGTAAGCCACTGGTTTACTTTGCGGCCTACCCAAAGCACATTGGTGTATACGCCACGCCAAACTCACACCACCAATTTGTAGCGAGCACTTCCCAATACAAGCAAGGCAAAGGCAGTATCCAATTTCCACACGACCAAGATCTACCCCTAAAACTTATCCAAAAAATGGTTGAATACCGCCGCCAAGAAATCTTGAATGGCTAA
- a CDS encoding DNA alkylation repair protein: protein MLADRVIQELETLGDAKRAAGAHRFFKADPGGYGEGDQFIGVTMPQIRLACRIYRKLEYQEIAKLLASPIHEHRMAALIIMVDVFKKADQPTQTKLFELYLQALKHGQINNWDFVDVTCPHIVGAYLLDKPVEILYNLAESPNIWERRTAIISTFAFIRQGNVAHSLRIAEILLHDKHDLIHKAVGWTLREVGKRDGQATLTAFLDNHAHDMPRTALRYAIERLDQSLRKKYLNR from the coding sequence ATGCTAGCCGATAGAGTGATACAAGAACTAGAAACGCTCGGAGATGCCAAACGGGCAGCTGGAGCGCATCGATTTTTTAAAGCAGACCCAGGCGGATACGGTGAAGGCGACCAGTTTATTGGCGTAACCATGCCCCAAATCCGTCTAGCGTGTCGAATATATCGCAAACTAGAGTATCAAGAAATTGCCAAGCTTCTGGCCAGCCCAATCCACGAGCACCGAATGGCAGCATTAATTATCATGGTCGATGTGTTCAAAAAAGCCGACCAGCCAACCCAAACAAAACTCTTTGAATTATACTTACAAGCGCTCAAGCATGGCCAAATTAATAACTGGGATTTTGTAGATGTTACTTGCCCACATATAGTCGGCGCATACTTGCTAGATAAACCAGTCGAGATTCTTTACAATTTAGCCGAGTCGCCAAATATTTGGGAACGACGCACAGCGATTATCTCGACTTTTGCATTTATTCGGCAGGGTAACGTCGCCCATAGTCTACGGATAGCCGAGATTCTTTTGCACGACAAGCACGACCTCATTCATAAAGCCGTCGGGTGGACGCTCCGAGAAGTTGGCAAGCGCGATGGCCAAGCAACCCTAACTGCATTTTTGGACAACCATGCTCATGATATGCCACGTACAGCTTTACGTTACGCCATCGAAAGACTAGACCAAAGCTTACGCAAAAAATACCTGAACCGCTAG
- a CDS encoding ABC-F family ATP-binding cassette domain-containing protein has translation MLELAHIYKTLGDKLILQDINLGIDHEVVALIGKNGAGKSTLLQIILGQIEADEGTVKYRGAVGYVPQHPQLANTVGGCFGSVESWQADIAMAEVGLEKSLTFPTSKLSGGQKTKLALAMVLAQAPRPSILLLDEPTNNLDATALRWLEDYIKHFKGLVILVSHDRSFINRTCTKVLLLEATKLTIYKGNYDDYKSQKELELQHQLLEYQSNLDEKKRLNSLLQAKSQQMQATSNQCYNKLMGIPKISFNTNKNASQTNTGRQIKAINSRIEQLASLEKPDIAKDYLLELNGAVRGGKLVVKLDNINVDFLPKVNNFCLEIRGQQRVVVVGPNGCGKTTLLRIAHRSITPSSGVVVVGAGISIGYISQEVSGLDFSLSSFENLLQSNSDRTVIHRQARALGLEAAALGLKPNELSRGQQSKLSFAKLLLGNHDLLILDEPTNHLDIATRDSIEHALELYRGAMLVASHDEYFLESIGITQTISLMS, from the coding sequence ATGCTCGAACTTGCACATATCTATAAAACACTCGGAGACAAACTAATTCTTCAAGATATTAACCTCGGTATCGACCATGAGGTTGTTGCTCTAATTGGCAAAAATGGCGCCGGTAAATCTACATTATTGCAGATTATACTTGGCCAGATTGAGGCCGACGAAGGCACCGTAAAGTATCGTGGTGCAGTCGGCTATGTCCCCCAGCATCCACAGCTTGCCAATACTGTAGGAGGCTGTTTTGGCTCGGTCGAGTCTTGGCAAGCCGATATTGCTATGGCAGAAGTTGGCCTAGAAAAGTCGTTAACTTTCCCCACGTCTAAGCTAAGCGGTGGTCAAAAAACCAAGCTTGCGCTAGCTATGGTTTTGGCCCAAGCACCACGACCAAGTATTTTGTTGTTAGACGAACCAACCAACAATCTAGATGCAACCGCTTTACGATGGCTAGAAGACTATATAAAACATTTCAAAGGCCTGGTAATACTAGTGAGTCACGACCGGTCGTTTATCAACCGCACATGCACCAAAGTATTACTACTTGAGGCAACAAAGCTAACTATATATAAGGGCAATTACGATGATTACAAATCTCAAAAAGAGCTAGAGCTACAACATCAATTGCTCGAGTATCAATCAAACCTCGACGAAAAGAAAAGGCTCAATAGCTTACTCCAAGCCAAAAGTCAGCAGATGCAAGCAACCAGTAATCAGTGCTATAACAAGCTCATGGGCATACCCAAAATAAGTTTTAATACCAACAAGAATGCTTCGCAAACTAACACAGGCCGGCAAATCAAAGCCATAAATTCACGTATCGAGCAGCTTGCAAGTCTAGAAAAACCAGACATAGCCAAAGATTATCTGCTCGAACTAAATGGCGCCGTGCGCGGTGGTAAGTTGGTGGTTAAGCTCGACAATATTAACGTAGATTTCCTACCCAAAGTTAACAACTTTTGTCTCGAGATTCGTGGTCAGCAGCGAGTTGTAGTAGTTGGTCCAAATGGTTGTGGCAAGACAACTCTGCTGCGAATAGCCCATCGAAGCATCACTCCTAGCAGTGGTGTGGTTGTTGTCGGCGCAGGCATATCGATTGGTTATATCTCACAAGAAGTTAGCGGACTCGATTTTAGCTTATCGTCGTTCGAAAACTTGCTTCAGTCAAACTCAGACAGAACGGTTATCCATCGCCAGGCGCGTGCACTCGGTCTAGAAGCAGCTGCTCTTGGTCTAAAACCAAACGAGTTATCGCGTGGCCAGCAGAGTAAGCTTAGTTTTGCCAAACTGCTACTCGGCAACCACGATCTACTAATTCTAGACGAGCCAACTAACCACTTAGACATCGCTACTCGGGATAGCATCGAACATGCACTCGAGCTATATCGTGGGGCTATGCTAGTCGCCTCTCACGACGAATACTTCTTAGAGTCTATTGGTATTACTCAGACAATCAGCTTGATGTCTTAA